In Humulus lupulus chromosome 7, drHumLupu1.1, whole genome shotgun sequence, the following are encoded in one genomic region:
- the LOC133792084 gene encoding nudix hydrolase 14, chloroplastic-like, whose protein sequence is MEPDLPLHVLARDLQRASKLRPTRAQALTHSNLNSLAPFESSLLLVSAIDSSLFKQWLKNIESETGILSGSDLSLEQVLIQGVDMFGKRIGFLKFKADVLDKSTGKKVPGIVFARGLAVAILILLDSEDETYAVLTEHVRVPIGRLVLELPAGMLDDDEGDIVGTAVRDEFFFSVMSFLFLQNNLYFNKFD, encoded by the exons ATGGAGCCCGACCTTCCCCTACATGTGCTGGCTAGGGATCTTCAAAGGGCGTCGAAGCTTCGACCCACGCGGGCCCAAGCCCTCACACATTCGAATCTCAACTCGCTCGCCCCGTTCGAATCGTCGCTGCTCCTGGT GAGCGCCATAGATTCATCCTTGTTCAAGCAGTGGTTGAAGAACATCGAAAGTGAGACTGGGATTTTGTCTGGAAGTGACTTGTCTCTAGAACAAGTCTTAATTCAG GGAGTGGATATGTTTGGAAAGCGCATTGGGTTTCTCAAATTTAAAGCAGATGTTCTTGACAAATCTACTGGCAAAAAG GTTCCAGGTATTGTTTTTGCCCGAGGACTGGCTGTAGCCATTTTGATTCTTTTGGACTCAGAAGATGAGACTTATGCTGTTCTCACTGAGCAT GTAAGGGTCCCAATTGGTAGGCTCGTTTTGGAATTGCCTGCTGGAATGTTGGATGATGATGAGGGTGATATTGTTGGGACTGCAGTTCgtgatgagttttttttttctgtgatgagttttctttttctacaaaataacTTATATTTCAATAAATTTGATTGA